In the Cryptococcus neoformans var. neoformans JEC21 chromosome 1, complete sequence genome, one interval contains:
- a CDS encoding general RNA polymerase II transcription factor, putative has protein sequence MSEPSSPASSLDFFESDASADSDYDEAPRRTRKQPSKKYGARHGTSTPTASGSGSGTKIKINLSSLQRRAVEGNTAVEQEEEGDEDEEGYFDGLIGKRGVDLSGQTLKGDHSLRPLWVDDRGNIIVEAFAPFAKQAQDFLVAISEPVSRPALIHEYRITKPSLHSAMSIGLETKVIIEVLSRLSKTPLSPRLVARIEEWTASFGKVRLVLKDNRYFLETSVPEFLQKLMNDEVIKECMVHREEETGPTVFGAEEGARPRRDFAIPGTEEARRRERGEDAEQTRENDAVLGAVIGISEADEMDDEDDKVHSFEVSGERMEDVRRRCKDIDLPALEEYDFRNDTINPNLDIQLKPMTVIRPYQEMSLAKMFGNGRARSGIIVLPCGAGKTLVGITAACTIKKSALVLCTSAVSVAQWKQQFLHFSNISERQICAFTQGEKEMFSTSAGIVISTYSMIAKTGKRAHDAEKMMQFLRSREWGFLLLDEVHVTPADMFRKCINNFKVHAKLGLTATLVREDDRIGDLGYLIGPKLYEANWMDLAKNGHIATVQCAEVWCPMTPEFYREYLRNPSRKRILLHAMNPNKIQACQFLINYHESRGDKVIVFSDNVFALEAYAKKLGKSFIHGGTPEGERLRILSRFQHDPQLNTIFLSKVGDTSIDLPEATCLIQISSHFGSRRQEAQRLGRILRAKRRNDEGFNAFFYSLVSKDTQEMFYSSKRQGFLIDQGYAFKVITELHGLHSMPNLVFASKDEQLSLLESVLNQGDAAAETADHYMRLNGGKHLKRIAGAQPSTSGTTVQRFMAPLEHLSGGQNISYREQNKSVNKELSREVRQNKRAGGSSSGKDSHSIFKKRKTELAAAKKQRETGF, from the exons ATGAGCgaaccatcttctccagcttcaTCCCTCGATTTCTTTGAGTCGGACGCTTCAGCAGACTCCGACTACGATGAAGCACCACGCCGCACTCGGAAGCAGCCTTCCAAGAAATATGGAGCCCGGCACGGTACATCCACTCCCACAGCTTCAGGCTCAGGCTCTGGTACAAAAATTAAGATAAACTTGTCCTCTCTCCAACGACGGGCAGTGGAGGGCAATACCGCTGTTgagcaggaagaagaaggagacgaggatgaagaagggtatTTTGATGGTTTAATTGGTAAACGAGGAGTGGATCTTTCAGGCCAAACGCTGAAAGGTGATCATTCTTTGAGACCGCTTTGGGTAGATGACCGCGGTAATAT TATTGTTGAGGCCTTTGCTCCCTTTGCAAAGCAAGCGCAAGATTTCCTGGTTGCCATTTCCGAGCCAGTATCTCG GCCCGCCCTTATACATGAATACCGCATAACCAAGCCTTCTTTACATTCTGCCATGTCAATTGGTCTTGAGACCAAGGTCATCATTGAGGTCCTCTCTCGTCTGAGCAAGACACCCCTTTCACCGCGACTTGTCGCGCGAATAGAAGAATGGACCGCATCGTTTGGTAAAGTCCGGCTTGTATTGAAGGACAACCGATACTTCCTTGAAACGAGTGTCCCCGAATTCTTGCAAAAACTGATGAACGATGAAGTCATCAAGGAATGCATGGTGCATCGTGAAGAGGAAACAGGTCCTACTGTATTTGGAGCGGAGGAAGGTGCTCGTCCACGACGAGACTTTGCCATTCCTGGgacagaagaagctcgaaGACGAGAGAGGGGTGAAGATGCCGAACAGACTCGTGAGAATGATGCTGTCTTGGGTGCAGTGATTGGGATTAGCGAGgcggatgagatggatgatgaagatgacaaaGTTCATTCGTTTGAGGTGTCTGGCGAGCGGATGGAGGATGTTCGAAGACGGTGCAAGGATATCGATCTTCCTGCATTGGAAGAGTACGATTTCAGAAATGACACGATCAATCCCAATCTCGATATACAGTTGAAGCCCATGACAGTCATCAGGCCGTATCAGGAGATGAGTCTAGCCAAAATGTTTGGTAACGGTAGAGCCAGGTCAGGTATCATTGTCTTACCTTGTGGAGCGGGAAAAACGCTGGTGGGCATAACTGCGGCATGTACGATCAAGAAGAGCGCGTTGGTGCTCTGTACTTCTGC TGTATCGGTAGCCCAATGGAAGCAACAATTCCTTCACTTCTCCAACATATCGGAACGACAGATCTGTGCCTTCACCCAGggcgaaaaagaaatgTTCAGTACGTCGGCGGGCATCGTCATCTCAACCTACTCCATGATTGCCAAAACTGGCAAGCGAGCGCATGATGCGGAAAAGATGATGCAGTTCCTTCGGTCCAGGGAATGGGGATTTTTACTGTTGGATGAAGTGCATGTGACTCCGGCGGATATGTTCAGAAAATGTATCAATAATTTCAAAGTGCATGCCAAGTTGGGTCTCACTG CAACGCTGGTAAGGGAGGATGATAGGATTGGGGATTTGGGATACTTGATTGGTCCAAAGTTGTACGAAGCCAATTGGATGGATCTCGCTAAAAATGGCCATATTGCCACTGTCCAG TGTGCCGAAGTTTGGTGCCCCATGACTCCAGAATTTTATCGCGAATATTTACGGAATCCTTCTCGCAAACGCATCCTTTTGCACGCCATGAACCCGAACAAGATTCAAGCATGTCAGTTCTTGATCAACTATCATGAGAGCCGAGGCGACAAGGTGATCGTATTTTCCGACAATGTGTTTGCACTCGAG GCGTACGCCAAAAAGTTGGGCAAGTCTTTTATTCACGGCGGGACGCCTGAAGGCGAACGGTTGCGGATTCTTTCGCGATTCCAACACGACCCCCAGCTGaacaccatcttcctctccaaggTCGGTGATACTTCTATCGACTTGCCTGAAGCTACTTGCTTGATCCAAATATCTTCCCATTTTGGTTCTCGACGACAAGAAGCTCAGCGATTGGGTAGGATTCTGAGGGCAAAGCGAAGAAATGACGAGGGTTTCAACGCCTTTTTTTATTCGCTTGTTTCCAAAGATACTCAGGAGATGTTCTATTCCTCGAAGCGGCAAGGATTCTTGATTGACCAAGGTTACGCGTTCAAAGTGATCACCGAACTTCACGGTCTTCATAGCATGCCCAACCTCGTTTTCGCTTCCAAGGACGAACAGCTGTCATTGCTAGAGTCGGTACTGAACCAGGGTGATGCCGCGGCAGAGACGGCGGACCATTATATGAGGTTGAATGGGGGTAAGCATCTCAAGAGGATTGCGGGCGCTCAGCCGAGTACGAGTGGGACGACGGTGCAGAGGTTCATGGCACCGTTGGAGCATTTGAGTGGAGGGCAGAATATCAGTTATAGAGAACAGAACAAGAGTGTCAA CAAGGAGTTATCGAGAGAAGTACGGCAGAATAAGAGGGCTGGGGGATCGAGTAGTGGGAAAGATAGCCATTCGATTTtcaaaaagagaaaaacaGAATTGGCAGCGGCCAAGAAGCAGCGTGAGACGGGATTCTAA
- a CDS encoding cytosine deaminase, putative: protein MSPVEGSPAKPEDYPHFMSVAHEQALKSLSEGGIPIGAALVHLPTSRIISRGHNNRVQLSSNVRHGEMDCLENLGRVPEGLLSECAMFTTLSPCIMCSATCILYKIRTVVLAENENFLGGEQLLRDNGANVINLDSEEIKNMMKNWINSPRGKVWNEDIGEVTGS, encoded by the exons ATGTCCCCCGTAGAAGGATCACCAGCCAAGCCAGAGGACTATCCTCACTTTATGAGCGT TGCCCATGAACAAGCCTTAAAGAGCCTTTCGGAGGGCGGTATCCCCATCGG CGCCGCTTTGGTCCACCTTCCTACCTCCCGTATCATCTCCCGCGGACACAACAACCGTGTCCAGCTCTCGTCCAACGTCCGACATGGAGAGATGGACTGTCTCGAAAACTTGGGACGGGTACCAGAAGGCTTGTTAAGCGAGTGTGCAATGTTCACCACCTTGTCGCCTTGCATCAT GTGCTCCGCAACTTGTATCCTCTACAAAATCCGTACCGTCGTTCTCGCCGAAAACGAAAATTTTTTGGGCGGGGAACAACTCCTCCGTGATAACGGCGCCAACGTTATCAACCTCGATTCTGAAGAGATTAAAAACATGATGAAAAACTGGATCAACAGTCCGCGGGGTAAAGTGTGGAATGAGGATATCGGAGAGGTCACAGGATCGTAA
- a CDS encoding cytoplasm protein, putative, with translation MAAPLYVTQSGRLWHAGLILIVTVGLPARGKTHISRALERYLRWLGVKTRVYSIGDYRRKVLGGAHNVPHDYFQTKTPRSEATNALRRRIKAELEDQIMDFFTQGGQVVIYDANNGSVAERKITSEKFGNRGVHVIYLESLCDQEDIITANIRSVKLSSPDYAGWDAEKAVADYWERIRDQAAVYDTVTADEGPFIKVMNVGERIEVNRIEGYLQTRCCFFLMNIHTRPRNIYFARSGQSLIEHSYKADSDLSPAGWEYAERLKAAVIARRKAAREERKAKGEVVGEDNPLLIWTSARRRAYHTAWPFVHSGYKVVQKPIMSEINPGVWDGLSTQEAMELYPDEWSRFLADPYAHRAPRAESYHDLSVRLESVIFELERCQDDLLIIGHASVIRCLLAYLVGLPPNEVPAVEIARGDLVEITPASYGVISRAWHFWSGEGRGDAYGGNLYENFAEATSGKGSVLPDSGVNFAADALNMEKEAQEEEGREKEERGEKMMEAAKAVGKIAEQAAANTAAGAGAHGSSGGDGTAGGVGQGARGPGKALRRWGSERGKEENKKDDEAVAVSEGEGRESGTTRSRAMSLLEI, from the exons ATGGCAGCCCCCCTCTACGTCACCCAGTCTGGCCGCCTGTGGCACGCcggcctcatcctcatcgtcaccGTCGGCCTCCCAG CCCGCGGCAAGACCCACATCTCCCGCGCCCTCGAACGCTACCTCCGCTGGCTCGGCGTCAAGACCCGCGTCTACTCCATCGGCGACTACAGGCGCAAGGTCCTCGGCGGCGCTCACAACGTGCCCCACGACTACTTCCAGACAAAGA CCCCCAGGTCAGAGGCCACCAACGCCCTCCGCCGCCGCATCAAGGCAGAGCTCGAGGACCAGATCATGGACTTTTTCACCCAGGGCGGCCAGGTCGTCATCTACGATGCCAACAACGGCAGCGTCGCAGAGAGAAAGATCACCTCGGAAAAGTTTGGCAACCGGGGCGTCCATGTCATCTACCTCG AGAGCCTCTGTGACCAAGAGGATATCATCACCGCCAACATCCGCAGCGTCAAGCTCTCGTCTCCCGAC TATGCCGGATGGGACGCAGAAAAGGCAGTCGCAGACTACTGGGAACGTATCCGCGACCAGGCTGCGGTGTACGACACCGTCACCGCCGACGAAGGACCGTTTATCAAGGTGATGAATGTCGGCGAGCGGATCGAAGTGAACCGTATCGAAG GATATCTCCAAACGCGatgctgcttcttcttgatgaaTATCCACACCCGTCCTCGCAACATTTACTTTGCGCGT TCTGGGCAATCTCTCATCGAACACTCGTATAAAGCCGACTCTGACCTCTCGCCGGCCGGCTGGGAATATGCTGAACGACTCAAGGCGGCGGTGATTGCGCGACGTAAAGCggcgagagaggagagaaaggcaaAAGGCGAAGTCGTCGGGGAGGACAACCCGCTGCTG ATCTGGACATCCGCCCGTCGTCGTGCTTACCACACCGCCTGGCCCTTTGTCCATTCCGGCTACAAGGTCGTCCAGAAACCGATCATGTCGGAAATCAACCCGGGCGTCTGGGACGGTCTCTCGACACAGGAAGCGATGGAACTCTACCCCGACGAATGGTCCCGTTTCCTCGCTGACCCGTATGCGCATAGGGCACCGCGCGCGGAAAGTTATCATGATCTCAGTGTCCGACTCGAAAGTGTCATTTTCGAGCTGGAGAGGTGTCAGGATGATTTGTTGATTATCGGCCATGCTTCCGTTATCCGCTGTCTC CTCGCCTACCTTGTCGGTCTCCCGCCCAACGAAGTGCCGGCGGTCGAGATCGCGCGGGGCGACCTCGTCGAAATCACGCCGGCCTCTTACGGCGTCATCTCCCGCGCCTGGCACTTTTGGTCCGGTGAAGGCCGGGGCGACGCGTATGGTGGAAACCTGTACGAAAACTTTGCAGAAGCGACGTCTGGCAAGGGCTCGGTCCTGCCCGATTCGGGCGTCAACTTTGCGGCCGACGCGCTGAatatggagaaggaggcgcaggaggaggaaggcagggagaaggaggagaggggggaaaagatgatggaggcCGCCAAGGCGGTGGGCAAGATTGCAGAGCAGGCTGCGGCCAATACAGCAGCTGGTGCAGGTGCGCATGGCAGCAGTGGTGGTGATGGCACCGCAGGCGGAGTCGGTCAAGGTGCCAGGGGTCCAGGAAAGGcattgaggagatggggtTCAGAGAGGGGCAAAG aggaaaacaagaaggatgatgaagcggTGGCAGTGTCTGAAGGCGAGGGTAGAGAAAGTGGAACAACGAGGAGTAGAGCTA TGAGCCTTTTGGAAATCTAG
- a CDS encoding cytoplasm protein, putative produces MAAPLYVTQSGRLWHAGLILIVTVGLPARGKTHISRALERYLRWLGVKTRVYSIGDYRRKVLGGAHNVPHDYFQTKTPRSEATNALRRRIKAELEDQIMDFFTQGGQVVIYDANNGSVAERKITSEKFGNRGVHVIYLESLCDQEDIITANIRSVKLSSPDYAGWDAEKAVADYWERIRDQAAVYDTVTADEGPFIKVMNVGERIEVNRIEGYLQTRCCFFLMNIHTRPRNIYFARSGQSLIEHSYKADSDLSPAGWEYAERLKAAVIARRKAAREERKAKGEVVGEDNPLLIWTSARRRAYHTAWPFVHSGYKVVQKPIMSEINPGVWDGLSTQEAMELYPDEWSRFLADPYAHRAPRAESYHDLSVRLESVIFELERCQDDLLIIGHASVIRCLLAYLVGLPPNEVPAVEIARGDLVEITPASYGVISRAWHFWSGEGRGDAYGGNLYENFAEATSGKGSVLPDSGVNFAADALNMEKEAQEEEGREKEERGEKMMEAAKAVGKIAEQAAANTAAGAGAHGSSGGDGTAGGVGQGARGPGKALRRWGSERGKGRGLPGLSELNETDDDEVEENKKDDEAVAVSEGEGRESGTTRSRAMSLLEI; encoded by the exons ATGGCAGCCCCCCTCTACGTCACCCAGTCTGGCCGCCTGTGGCACGCcggcctcatcctcatcgtcaccGTCGGCCTCCCAG CCCGCGGCAAGACCCACATCTCCCGCGCCCTCGAACGCTACCTCCGCTGGCTCGGCGTCAAGACCCGCGTCTACTCCATCGGCGACTACAGGCGCAAGGTCCTCGGCGGCGCTCACAACGTGCCCCACGACTACTTCCAGACAAAGA CCCCCAGGTCAGAGGCCACCAACGCCCTCCGCCGCCGCATCAAGGCAGAGCTCGAGGACCAGATCATGGACTTTTTCACCCAGGGCGGCCAGGTCGTCATCTACGATGCCAACAACGGCAGCGTCGCAGAGAGAAAGATCACCTCGGAAAAGTTTGGCAACCGGGGCGTCCATGTCATCTACCTCG AGAGCCTCTGTGACCAAGAGGATATCATCACCGCCAACATCCGCAGCGTCAAGCTCTCGTCTCCCGAC TATGCCGGATGGGACGCAGAAAAGGCAGTCGCAGACTACTGGGAACGTATCCGCGACCAGGCTGCGGTGTACGACACCGTCACCGCCGACGAAGGACCGTTTATCAAGGTGATGAATGTCGGCGAGCGGATCGAAGTGAACCGTATCGAAG GATATCTCCAAACGCGatgctgcttcttcttgatgaaTATCCACACCCGTCCTCGCAACATTTACTTTGCGCGT TCTGGGCAATCTCTCATCGAACACTCGTATAAAGCCGACTCTGACCTCTCGCCGGCCGGCTGGGAATATGCTGAACGACTCAAGGCGGCGGTGATTGCGCGACGTAAAGCggcgagagaggagagaaaggcaaAAGGCGAAGTCGTCGGGGAGGACAACCCGCTGCTG ATCTGGACATCCGCCCGTCGTCGTGCTTACCACACCGCCTGGCCCTTTGTCCATTCCGGCTACAAGGTCGTCCAGAAACCGATCATGTCGGAAATCAACCCGGGCGTCTGGGACGGTCTCTCGACACAGGAAGCGATGGAACTCTACCCCGACGAATGGTCCCGTTTCCTCGCTGACCCGTATGCGCATAGGGCACCGCGCGCGGAAAGTTATCATGATCTCAGTGTCCGACTCGAAAGTGTCATTTTCGAGCTGGAGAGGTGTCAGGATGATTTGTTGATTATCGGCCATGCTTCCGTTATCCGCTGTCTC CTCGCCTACCTTGTCGGTCTCCCGCCCAACGAAGTGCCGGCGGTCGAGATCGCGCGGGGCGACCTCGTCGAAATCACGCCGGCCTCTTACGGCGTCATCTCCCGCGCCTGGCACTTTTGGTCCGGTGAAGGCCGGGGCGACGCGTATGGTGGAAACCTGTACGAAAACTTTGCAGAAGCGACGTCTGGCAAGGGCTCGGTCCTGCCCGATTCGGGCGTCAACTTTGCGGCCGACGCGCTGAatatggagaaggaggcgcaggaggaggaaggcagggagaaggaggagaggggggaaaagatgatggaggcCGCCAAGGCGGTGGGCAAGATTGCAGAGCAGGCTGCGGCCAATACAGCAGCTGGTGCAGGTGCGCATGGCAGCAGTGGTGGTGATGGCACCGCAGGCGGAGTCGGTCAAGGTGCCAGGGGTCCAGGAAAGGcattgaggagatggggtTCAGAGAGGGGCAAAGGTAGGGGTCTGCCAGGGTTGAGCGAGTTGAACGAgacggatgatgatgaagtagaggaaaacaagaaggatgatgaagcggTGGCAGTGTCTGAAGGCGAGGGTAGAGAAAGTGGAACAACGAGGAGTAGAGCTA TGAGCCTTTTGGAAATCTAG
- a CDS encoding tubulin folding cofactor C, putative: protein MSTNEQGVVSTAQSAELHSMFHSQKQGILQSLEEQPSTSITDISKRISSLRTLVDSFGEGLPKYDRGRYASQITELESKVAVLRAKEKPKSRFAFTKPKSSPGAAQSIPNASSQATSNISSLTASSSSSSDSGDISQTRGLSTFTPASTSTSTSSTHTISCLANTIVRPELAPGTGAYTLSLSSLSRCVIDLCPPRATGTGPEVGPPRAPADGTTWTAAGQRPILTALHAKDLEQCIMVAPVLPGSAMLSGMVNCLVIVGAQQFRIHSSTNTHVLLNVASLPVIEHCTNVAFGAYPSFLLSTQPAYESRHTQVQDFDWVRGGQSPNWSLLSKDQASTLFTQEMASRLYDEGINVREKEKGEHMAMEWTERLIELSALHPS from the exons ATGTCCACCAATGAGCAGGGCGTCGTGTCTACAGCGCAATCAGCTGAGCTGCATTCAATGTTCCATTCTCAGAAGCAAG GAATACTACAGTCTTTAGAAGAGCAGCCATCGACATCCATTACTGATATATCCAAGCGTATATCGTCTTTGAGGACGTTGGTGGACAGTTTTGGCGAGGGATTACCCAAATACGATCGTGGACGATATGCCAGT CAAATAACAGAGCTTGAAAGTAAAGTGGCTGTTCTGAGAGCGAAAGAAAAGCCAAAGAGTCGATTCGCATTTACAAAACCGAAATCTTCGCCTGGTGCCGCACAGTCGATCCCCAACGCTTCTTCACAGGCAACGTCAAATATCTCAAGCTTGACagcgtcgtcgtcgtcgtcttctgATAGTGGTGACATTTCCCAAACCCGGGGACTTTCGACTTTTACACCGGCATCCACGTCCACGTCCACGTCTTCGACGCACACGATATCTTGTCTCGCGAATACGATTGTGCGACCCGAGCTCGCACCAGGTACAGGCGCATACACACTatccctctcatcccttTCTCGCTGCGTGATCGACCTATGCCCGCCGCGCGCTACAGGAACGGGACCGGAAGTGGGGCCACCACGAGCTCCAGCGGATGGAACGACATGGACAGCAGCAGGACAAAGACCGATCCTGACAGCTCTGCACGCCAAGGATCTCGAGCAATGTATCATGGTAGCTCCCGTCCTGCCGGGAAGCGCCATGCTCTCCGGGATGGTGAACTGTCTGGTCATTGTCGGTGCCCAGCAG TTTAGAATACATTCCTCGACAAACACACACGTGTTGCTAAATGTTGCTTCTCTTCCGGTCATCGAGCACTGCACGAACGTTGCCTTTGGAgcttatccttcttttttacTATCCACTCAGCCG GCGTACGAGAGTAGACATACTCAAGTCCAGGATTTCGATTGGGTGCGAGGCGGTCAATCACCCAACTGGAGTTTATTATCAAAAGATCAAGCATCAACATTGTTCACGCAAGAAATGGCGAGTCGGTTGTACGACGAGGGTATCAATGTccgagagaaggagaagggtgaaCACATGGCGATGGAATGGACAGAGAGATTAATCGAGTTGAGCGCATTACATCCTTCATAA